A section of the Streptomyces sp. NBC_01591 genome encodes:
- a CDS encoding DUF6286 domain-containing protein has translation MNANPRRQPAGDGDIPFGTGQAASSAGAPRGTGATEAVHKSGRAARRFWSARRIPAAIVALLSVAAIGLLLYDVVLARADRSAMSWRRRLAEELATRPLDDIWMIVGAAVAMALGLWLFLLAVTPGLRKLLPMRQPAGTPRTGEVCAGLDRRAAALFLRDRAMWVSGVQSAQVDVGRRKVKVLAHAHFRELNEVRADLDVTLGEAMTTLGLGRQPTLVVLVRRPKKG, from the coding sequence ATGAACGCGAACCCCCGGCGGCAACCGGCCGGCGATGGCGACATTCCCTTCGGTACGGGACAGGCAGCTTCGTCCGCGGGCGCTCCCCGGGGCACGGGCGCGACAGAAGCGGTCCATAAATCGGGCCGGGCGGCGCGCCGCTTCTGGTCCGCGCGACGGATCCCCGCAGCCATTGTGGCGCTGCTGTCCGTCGCAGCGATTGGACTGCTCCTGTATGACGTGGTCTTGGCGCGGGCCGACCGGTCTGCGATGAGTTGGCGTCGGCGGCTCGCCGAGGAACTGGCCACACGGCCACTGGATGACATCTGGATGATCGTCGGTGCCGCAGTGGCGATGGCCCTCGGCCTGTGGCTTTTCCTGCTGGCAGTGACGCCGGGTCTGCGCAAGCTGCTGCCCATGCGGCAGCCCGCCGGTACCCCCAGGACAGGGGAAGTATGCGCCGGGCTCGACCGCCGCGCAGCCGCCCTGTTTCTGCGCGACCGGGCCATGTGGGTGTCCGGTGTCCAATCGGCACAGGTCGATGTCGGCCGCCGGAAGGTCAAAGTCCTGGCGCATGCACACTTCCGCGAACTCAACGAGGTCCGCGCAGACCTGGACGTCACGCTGGGCGAGGCCATGACGACACTGGGTCTCGGCCGGCAACCCACGCTGGTTGTGCTTGTCCGGCGCCCGAAGAAGGGGTGA
- the amaP gene encoding alkaline shock response membrane anchor protein AmaP, giving the protein MLKAVNRVLLGLIGLGLFALGGGVVLGGLDLHRRWGFDVPGWWPFRGPDDVVLGTEGSTRWREEDWLWPAVIAVLAVLLALLLWWFLAQLRRHRLGQVLIDSEDDAAVRLNGRAMEDAIAEEAQALDGVSRAHVRLTHRRAAPAARVRLLLRPHAEPAQTLGQLSRETLAHARDSAGLDRLPSEVRLREVRHRARHVA; this is encoded by the coding sequence ATGCTCAAGGCGGTGAACCGGGTGCTGCTGGGGCTGATCGGCCTTGGACTCTTTGCCCTGGGGGGCGGTGTGGTGCTGGGCGGGCTAGATCTGCATCGTCGCTGGGGTTTTGACGTGCCGGGATGGTGGCCCTTCCGAGGTCCGGACGATGTGGTGCTGGGCACTGAGGGAAGCACCCGGTGGCGGGAGGAGGACTGGTTGTGGCCGGCCGTCATTGCCGTGCTCGCCGTGCTGCTCGCGCTGCTGCTGTGGTGGTTTCTGGCGCAACTGCGTAGACACCGGCTGGGTCAGGTTCTGATCGACAGCGAAGACGACGCGGCGGTCCGACTCAACGGGCGCGCGATGGAGGACGCGATCGCAGAAGAAGCGCAAGCTCTGGACGGGGTCTCGCGGGCTCATGTGCGGCTGACACATCGGCGTGCTGCTCCGGCCGCACGAGTGCGGCTGCTGCTCCGGCCTCACGCGGAACCAGCGCAGACGCTAGGGCAACTGAGCCGGGAAACGCTCGCACACGCACGGGACTCGGCAGGCCTGGACCGCCTCCCGTCGGAGGTCCGACTCCGGGAAGTCCGCCACCGCGCCCGCCACGTCGCTTAA
- a CDS encoding DUF6131 family protein, with protein sequence MIILGVILLVIGLVAGISILWTIGIVLVAIGIVLWILGAVGHAVGGRRHYW encoded by the coding sequence ATGATCATTCTCGGCGTCATTCTGCTGGTCATCGGCCTGGTGGCCGGCATATCGATCCTGTGGACCATCGGTATCGTGCTCGTCGCGATCGGCATCGTTCTCTGGATCCTGGGTGCCGTCGGGCATGCGGTGGGCGGTCGACGGCATTACTGGTAG
- the gvpO gene encoding gas vesicle protein GvpO — MRAWSETCCPSCLPEPEWADRPSNGGRTSGEACVEGGWCVVVDVLELLWFPGTTSLLATYEVQLDRDGELMGYRRIRRYRRGSADE; from the coding sequence ATGCGTGCGTGGAGCGAAACATGCTGCCCGTCCTGCCTGCCGGAGCCTGAATGGGCTGATCGACCATCCAACGGAGGGCGGACCAGTGGTGAGGCGTGTGTCGAGGGCGGTTGGTGCGTCGTCGTGGACGTCCTTGAACTGCTCTGGTTTCCAGGCACAACGAGCCTTCTTGCCACCTACGAGGTACAGCTCGATCGCGACGGCGAACTCATGGGGTACCGCAGGATCCGCCGCTATCGGCGGGGGTCCGCCGATGAGTGA
- a CDS encoding GvpL/GvpF family gas vesicle protein, producing MPNNRKDDPCLRLLPRNAGGVGTPSALLRTIRHGQVDAVVSEALSKLRARRRDVLAHRDLLLRFSDEGPVPPMRFGIVALDEETVRGRLAVGETGHVAALEYRSDAVEVNVKALPTQNALAILVAEDKKVRRLLEEVRRRPGYRAGLRPGEAVAAALENRAAEVSRRVLRELTPMARVVATGPDVQGRVLNVSFLVTRGDSDDFRSVAERITEAHREHVELRLAGPLPCCGFVAAEGTHFRAAGV from the coding sequence GTGCCCAACAACCGGAAGGACGACCCATGCCTGCGGCTGCTGCCGAGGAACGCCGGCGGCGTGGGCACCCCGTCTGCCCTTCTGCGGACGATCCGGCACGGGCAGGTTGACGCAGTCGTCAGTGAGGCTCTTTCGAAGCTCCGCGCCCGGCGGCGTGATGTGTTGGCTCACCGAGATCTTTTGCTGCGATTCTCGGATGAGGGCCCGGTACCGCCCATGCGGTTCGGGATTGTCGCTCTGGATGAGGAGACCGTGCGCGGTCGACTGGCCGTTGGCGAGACGGGTCACGTTGCTGCACTGGAGTATCGCTCCGACGCGGTCGAGGTCAACGTCAAGGCACTCCCGACACAGAACGCACTTGCAATTCTCGTCGCGGAGGACAAGAAGGTCCGGCGGCTGCTGGAGGAAGTACGTCGACGCCCCGGATATAGAGCCGGCCTCCGGCCGGGCGAGGCCGTGGCGGCTGCTCTTGAGAACAGGGCCGCCGAAGTCAGCCGACGAGTCCTGCGCGAGCTCACACCCATGGCCCGCGTGGTGGCCACCGGACCGGACGTCCAGGGACGTGTGCTGAACGTGTCCTTCCTTGTCACCCGCGGAGACAGCGACGACTTCCGAAGTGTGGCGGAGCGAATTACCGAAGCGCACCGTGAACACGTCGAACTTCGTCTCGCGGGCCCGCTGCCCTGCTGCGGCTTCGTTGCCGCTGAAGGCACTCACTTTCGGGCCGCCGGAGTCTGA
- a CDS encoding gas vesicle protein GvpG, with product MGLLTLPIASVCGVIWVAEKLNDAAERELHDPGVLRAQLALLKRELKTETDEKGNGCLPGHMLHNGPTPNDRR from the coding sequence ATGGGATTGCTCACGCTGCCCATCGCATCGGTCTGCGGTGTGATCTGGGTGGCGGAGAAGCTCAACGACGCTGCCGAGCGCGAGCTGCACGACCCAGGAGTGCTCCGTGCCCAGCTGGCTTTACTGAAACGGGAACTGAAGACGGAGACGGACGAGAAGGGGAATGGCTGCTTGCCCGGCCACATGCTGCACAACGGCCCTACGCCGAACGATCGAAGGTGA
- a CDS encoding histone protein encodes MDDTAKVTLAAAVVGGYVLGRTKKGRLALTIATYLAGRRFGLEPRQLAAEGMRRLGEIPQFAELQEQLKGEVLDVGRKAVTAAADRGMSSLADALSDRTARLGEKQDEEEEEGDEYEPEEEGAEYEEEEEPEEEEEEEEEEGQPEDEYEEEEEEEEEEPEETQPKRRSSRRSAQPRTEPRGGAARKKAAPAQGEKPRTAKKAAARKTAPAKKTAARKTAPAKKTAARKTAPAKKTAARKTAPAKKTAARKTAPAKKTAARKTAPAKKTAARKTAPAKKTAARKTAPAKRAASKHADRRR; translated from the coding sequence ATGGATGACACAGCCAAGGTGACCCTCGCGGCCGCAGTAGTGGGCGGCTATGTGCTGGGCCGGACGAAGAAGGGCCGGCTAGCGCTGACCATTGCAACCTATCTGGCAGGCAGACGATTCGGTCTTGAACCCCGGCAGCTTGCCGCCGAAGGGATGCGCAGACTCGGCGAGATTCCCCAGTTCGCCGAGCTGCAGGAGCAGCTGAAAGGGGAAGTCCTCGACGTGGGCCGAAAGGCAGTGACGGCCGCCGCCGACCGCGGCATGAGTTCGTTGGCCGACGCTCTCAGCGATCGCACGGCCCGGCTCGGCGAGAAGCAGGACGAGGAGGAGGAAGAGGGGGACGAGTACGAGCCGGAAGAGGAAGGCGCGGAGTACGAGGAAGAGGAGGAGCCGGAAGAGGAAGAGGAAGAGGAAGAAGAGGAGGGACAGCCGGAAGACGAATACGAGGAAGAAGAGGAAGAGGAAGAGGAAGAGCCGGAAGAGACGCAGCCGAAGCGGCGTAGTTCTCGGCGATCAGCCCAGCCCAGAACGGAACCCAGAGGAGGCGCGGCACGCAAGAAGGCCGCTCCCGCCCAGGGAGAGAAGCCCCGGACGGCGAAGAAGGCTGCGGCTCGGAAGACGGCTCCGGCGAAGAAGACTGCGGCTCGGAAGACGGCTCCGGCGAAGAAGACCGCGGCTCGGAAGACGGCTCCGGCGAAGAAGACCGCGGCTCGGAAGACGGCTCCGGCGAAGAAGACCGCGGCTCGGAAGACGGCTCCGGCGAAGAAGACCGCAGCCCGGAAGACGGCTCCGGCGAAGAAGACTGCGGCTCGGAAGACGGCTCCGGCGAAGAAGACCGCAGCCCGGAAGACGGCTCCGGCGAAGCGAGCAGCATCCAAGCACGCCGATCGGCGGAGGTAG
- a CDS encoding SRPBCC family protein → MARTEIDQPAVEESGADRLREELSNFLTAQVERLAEKAGDKLTDVTEQLADVAESGSLPAIGSRILQGDSPLQAFVGEKAKGLKDNVVRNVKEAFGGGKGKRKSSGGKVMNIMEVLDVGVPLRVAYDHWTQYDQFSSFAKGVRDVSKDNEMASDWKVKVGPSSRSFKATVQEQIPDDRIVWTSEGAKGTTRGAVSFHELAPSLTRIVLVVEYYPSGFFEKTGNLWRAQGRRMRLDFKHFQRYVTLAQEEPEGWRGEIRDGEVVVSHEDAVEEEAAEQEDAEGEEPEDEDYEDEQGADYEDEEEEGEYEDEDVTPSRK, encoded by the coding sequence ATGGCCAGGACGGAAATTGACCAGCCCGCAGTGGAAGAGTCAGGTGCGGATCGGCTTCGTGAAGAGCTGTCCAACTTCCTCACTGCGCAGGTGGAGAGACTCGCCGAGAAGGCGGGCGACAAACTGACCGACGTCACGGAGCAGCTTGCCGATGTAGCCGAGAGCGGATCGCTTCCCGCAATCGGCTCCCGCATCCTCCAGGGCGACTCCCCCCTGCAGGCATTCGTCGGGGAGAAAGCCAAGGGCCTCAAGGACAACGTCGTGCGGAACGTCAAGGAAGCGTTCGGCGGTGGAAAGGGGAAACGCAAGTCGAGCGGCGGCAAAGTCATGAACATCATGGAGGTTCTCGATGTGGGAGTGCCCCTGCGCGTCGCGTACGACCACTGGACGCAGTACGACCAGTTCAGCAGCTTCGCGAAGGGCGTTCGCGACGTCTCGAAGGACAACGAGATGGCCAGTGATTGGAAGGTCAAAGTCGGTCCTTCCTCGCGCAGCTTCAAAGCGACTGTCCAGGAACAGATTCCCGACGACCGCATCGTTTGGACCTCCGAGGGAGCCAAGGGAACTACCCGCGGTGCGGTCAGCTTCCATGAGCTGGCACCCAGCCTGACTCGAATTGTCCTGGTCGTGGAGTACTACCCGTCCGGGTTCTTCGAGAAGACGGGCAACCTGTGGCGCGCCCAAGGACGCCGAATGCGACTCGACTTCAAACACTTTCAGCGATACGTCACCCTCGCCCAGGAGGAGCCCGAAGGCTGGCGCGGCGAAATTCGGGACGGTGAAGTCGTCGTGTCTCACGAAGACGCCGTGGAAGAAGAGGCCGCCGAGCAGGAGGACGCAGAAGGTGAGGAGCCCGAGGACGAGGACTACGAGGACGAGCAGGGCGCCGACTACGAGGATGAAGAGGAGGAAGGCGAATACGAGGACGAGGACGTAACCCCCTCCAGGAAGTAA
- the ku gene encoding non-homologous end joining protein Ku has product MRHWISVPVSLYTAVGDHTVHFHQLQRGSADRVRNRRVHEGTGKEVPAEEIVKGFEVAEGEFVLVEPDELDEIAPGHSQTIGISDFVDLRDIEPVYFDRTYYVAPHGKEYTKVYKLLRAALAEAGKVGIATFVMRGKQYLTALRAEGPVPVSRHIPGEGAGAGAGEGRGPGDRGGGGGAAGHQRRRPDGTPAGQPRPGPGCQRPGADRAAAEEDIRPQDATAAGEEEDRRQEGPTEGSPRDGFSPRPGRGQERASAVEQVGGVPAGCRAGHRGPLQDEPSRAH; this is encoded by the coding sequence ATGCGGCACTGGATAAGCGTGCCGGTCAGCCTGTACACCGCGGTCGGGGACCACACGGTCCACTTCCACCAGCTGCAGCGCGGCAGTGCCGACCGGGTCCGCAACCGGCGGGTCCACGAAGGCACCGGCAAGGAAGTGCCGGCCGAGGAAATCGTCAAGGGCTTCGAGGTGGCCGAAGGCGAGTTCGTCCTCGTCGAGCCCGACGAATTGGACGAGATCGCGCCGGGCCACTCGCAGACCATCGGCATCAGCGACTTCGTCGACCTGCGCGACATCGAGCCGGTCTACTTCGACCGTACATACTACGTCGCCCCTCACGGCAAGGAGTACACCAAGGTCTACAAGCTGCTGCGGGCGGCGCTGGCGGAGGCGGGCAAAGTCGGCATCGCCACGTTCGTGATGCGCGGCAAGCAGTACCTCACCGCGCTGCGTGCCGAGGGACCCGTCCCGGTATCACGACACATACCAGGAGAAGGTGCAGGCGCTGGTGCGGGCGAAGGCCGAGGGCCAGGAGATCGCGGCGGTGGAGGAGGCGCCGCAGGCCACCAACGTCGTCGACCTGATGGCACTCCTGCAGGGCAGCCTCGACCAGGCCCAGGGTGCCAGAGACCAGGAGCCGACCGAGCCGCGGCAGAAGAAGACATCCGCCCGCAAGATGCGACAGCCGCAGGCGAAGAGGAAGACCGCCGCCAAGAAGGCCCCACCGAAGGCAGCCCGCGCGACGGCTTCAGCCCTCGGCCGGGGCGGGGACAAGAGCGAGCTTCGGCAGTTGAGCAAGTCGGAGGTGTACCAGCAGGCTGCCGGGCAGGACATCGCGGGCCGCTCCAAGATGAGCCGTCAAGAGCTCATTGA
- a CDS encoding class I SAM-dependent methyltransferase, producing the protein MDTGFDSPAWHYGPLATLFYELDKPVGTSFGDVEFYADRLRDVSGPVLEPAVGTGRILIPLLEQGLAVRGYDTSASMLEQCRTNCAQRGLKADVFEGDMTTHHDPGAFEAIVIPTGSFALLPDRDSAQTALTAMHNNLTPAGRLIVDIEPPSAGTTPDTGTFPHHWSGSDLLTLTTWRTHVDPVAQRTTRWLRYEAWKDGTLTRTELQIFSLLWFGLGEFTTMLHQTGFTNVTVHGGYRAGAAPKAADDVWTFEATRT; encoded by the coding sequence ATGGACACCGGATTCGACAGCCCCGCCTGGCACTACGGACCGCTGGCAACCCTGTTCTACGAACTCGACAAGCCTGTTGGCACCTCGTTCGGAGACGTCGAGTTCTACGCTGACCGCCTTCGGGACGTGTCCGGCCCCGTCCTGGAACCCGCCGTGGGCACCGGCCGAATCCTGATCCCCCTGCTCGAACAGGGACTGGCCGTGCGCGGCTACGACACCTCGGCCTCCATGCTGGAACAGTGCCGCACCAACTGTGCCCAGCGAGGCTTGAAAGCCGACGTGTTCGAGGGCGACATGACCACGCACCACGACCCCGGCGCCTTCGAAGCGATTGTGATCCCCACCGGCTCCTTCGCCCTGCTTCCCGACCGTGACAGCGCACAGACCGCGCTCACCGCCATGCACAACAACCTGACTCCAGCAGGCCGGCTGATCGTCGACATCGAACCGCCGTCCGCGGGCACAACTCCCGATACCGGAACGTTCCCCCACCACTGGAGCGGCAGCGATCTGCTCACCCTCACCACCTGGCGCACGCACGTGGACCCGGTAGCCCAGCGCACCACCCGCTGGTTGCGCTACGAAGCCTGGAAGGACGGCACGTTGACACGCACCGAGCTCCAGATCTTCTCCCTGCTGTGGTTCGGGCTGGGCGAGTTCACCACCATGCTGCACCAGACGGGCTTCACCAACGTCACCGTCCACGGCGGCTACCGAGCAGGTGCCGCGCCAAAAGCCGCAGACGACGTGTGGACCTTCGAGGCCACCCGTACATAG
- a CDS encoding SMI1/KNR4 family protein, with protein MTAPISESWTRIENWLAEHAPATYAALAPPADPADIAAVERVIGRPLLKPLVMSLLRHDGLLDQRGSLLPGFYRPMSAREIAAAWQLFTGFYDKRTADEEGGEVDYDFMKIGASSVLYGHPQLIPIARDVGGGCLVLDHRPEIDRGRVHEAEAAEGLMRGSHEMWTSLPVLMEVIATSLETYQPLNDYTPVVDEEQRLYWDFIPLRSDRTLHRS; from the coding sequence ATGACCGCACCGATCAGTGAGTCGTGGACGCGAATCGAGAACTGGCTGGCCGAGCATGCGCCAGCGACCTACGCTGCGCTGGCGCCGCCCGCGGATCCGGCGGACATTGCCGCAGTCGAACGCGTCATCGGCCGGCCGCTGCTGAAGCCCTTGGTGATGTCGCTGCTGCGGCACGACGGTCTCCTCGATCAGCGGGGCTCGCTGCTGCCAGGGTTCTACAGACCGATGAGCGCACGCGAGATAGCGGCTGCGTGGCAACTTTTCACCGGCTTCTACGACAAGCGCACGGCGGATGAGGAAGGAGGGGAGGTGGACTACGACTTCATGAAGATCGGGGCCAGCAGCGTCCTGTACGGACATCCGCAGTTGATCCCCATTGCGCGGGATGTCGGCGGGGGTTGCCTCGTACTGGACCACCGTCCCGAGATCGACCGGGGGCGCGTCCACGAAGCCGAGGCCGCGGAAGGCCTTATGCGCGGATCACACGAGATGTGGACGTCCCTGCCCGTGCTCATGGAGGTGATCGCCACGTCTCTCGAGACCTACCAGCCCCTCAACGACTACACGCCGGTAGTGGACGAGGAGCAGAGGCTGTACTGGGACTTCATACCGCTGCGCAGTGACCGGACCCTGCATCGGTCATGA
- a CDS encoding DUF6924 domain-containing protein: MKALPEILGRDEFDALIIRTDYGDEAAWQAVVADLAQPWGDDGEFEPSVHLVDNPAWADLTSDEVLNEARRDENLSVVFLADRVTMQSAHRALLALDITEEEELDPVYYQELIDSRLPREFRTVPAGVHDVHANLSIANVDFAEFAEAAFADPDRIYRSF; the protein is encoded by the coding sequence ATGAAAGCGCTGCCTGAGATTCTAGGGCGTGACGAATTCGATGCCCTGATCATCCGGACCGACTATGGGGACGAGGCCGCATGGCAGGCGGTGGTCGCGGACCTGGCTCAGCCGTGGGGAGACGACGGCGAGTTTGAGCCCTCTGTTCACCTCGTCGACAATCCTGCCTGGGCCGATCTCACGTCTGATGAGGTCCTCAACGAGGCGAGGAGGGACGAGAACCTGAGCGTTGTGTTCCTCGCCGACCGGGTCACGATGCAGTCTGCTCATCGCGCGCTGCTCGCCCTCGACATTACCGAGGAGGAAGAGCTCGACCCGGTGTACTACCAGGAGCTCATCGACTCCCGGCTGCCCCGAGAGTTCCGGACCGTCCCGGCCGGCGTCCACGACGTGCACGCAAATTTGTCGATCGCCAACGTGGACTTCGCGGAGTTCGCCGAGGCAGCCTTCGCCGATCCCGACCGCATCTACCGGTCCTTCTGA
- a CDS encoding DUF6262 family protein, with amino-acid sequence MAALPKDERAELEEAAAFLRRVRADGDHKLLPLTVVSKNGREMAARTPAEVLAESRRRTSLLKRQRVLDTIRLMLDDGEPISIAAVARAAKVSTWLVYAEGVREHVQAAIQRQGQAPVSAAAQGRRERPAGLHADLAMARKEIKELRAERDQLRIAMRQQLGHQLDQISNRKLTERITELTAVNRRLEHGLAQFRPLADYVNERDRDLASARTGCGR; translated from the coding sequence ATGGCAGCCCTGCCCAAGGACGAACGGGCCGAGTTGGAGGAGGCCGCCGCGTTCCTCCGCCGGGTCCGAGCCGACGGCGACCACAAGCTCCTCCCCTTGACCGTCGTCTCCAAGAACGGACGTGAGATGGCTGCCCGAACCCCCGCGGAAGTCCTCGCTGAATCCCGGCGGAGGACCAGCCTCCTCAAACGCCAGCGCGTGCTCGACACCATCCGGCTCATGCTGGACGACGGTGAGCCGATCTCCATCGCCGCCGTCGCTCGCGCTGCGAAAGTGTCGACCTGGCTCGTCTATGCCGAGGGCGTACGCGAGCACGTCCAGGCGGCCATCCAGCGGCAGGGACAGGCTCCCGTCTCCGCAGCTGCCCAAGGCCGCAGGGAAAGGCCCGCCGGCCTGCACGCCGACCTGGCCATGGCTCGCAAGGAGATCAAAGAACTCCGCGCGGAACGCGATCAGCTTCGGATCGCTATGCGGCAGCAGCTCGGACATCAACTCGATCAGATCAGCAACCGAAAGCTGACCGAGCGGATCACCGAACTCACGGCGGTCAACAGGAGGCTCGAACACGGCCTGGCCCAGTTCCGTCCGCTCGCCGACTACGTCAATGAACGGGACCGGGACCTGGCCTCGGCCCGCACCGGCTGCGGCAGATGA
- a CDS encoding DUF6204 family protein has translation MSTQHTYRVIVRGTWDGLTDAARARLLSEVDGHGLSAMQFTEEGSLAYDRVLKHFSFRYMVVSDAEDGEEMAGAIAEDRAETFLDEQGYGHGALRSTVTDMDTMKINYKGRRTSGAA, from the coding sequence ATGAGCACGCAGCACACCTACCGAGTGATCGTGCGCGGCACCTGGGACGGCCTGACGGACGCCGCCCGTGCCCGGCTGCTGTCCGAGGTGGACGGACACGGCCTGAGCGCGATGCAGTTCACCGAGGAGGGATCGCTCGCGTACGACCGTGTGCTCAAGCACTTCAGCTTCCGGTACATGGTCGTCTCCGACGCCGAGGACGGCGAGGAGATGGCGGGCGCGATCGCCGAGGACCGGGCGGAGACGTTCCTGGACGAGCAGGGGTACGGCCATGGCGCACTGCGGTCCACGGTGACGGACATGGACACCATGAAGATCAACTACAAGGGTCGGCGGACGTCAGGGGCGGCGTGA
- a CDS encoding DUF5107 domain-containing protein: MATTVRRAVLTLPAAPLGPENPLPALRPLDEMHVVDERDRATLPRDMARQIGFEPLATVLPVRILDGYGRERTPAGLDAIVIENDRLRATVLPGLGGRIHSLHHKPTGRELLYRNPVLQPADFALNGAWFSGGIEWNIGATGHTTLSCAPLHAARVPAPDGGEMVRLWEWERLRDLPFQVDLWLPEDSDFLHVGVRIRNPHEHTAPVYWWSNIAVPEGERTRVLAPADEAWHFGYERTLTRVPVPVTGSVDRTYPLRGDFPADYFYEVPDGARRWIASLDEDGHGLVQTSTDLLRGRKLFLWGSGAGGRRWQQWLTEPGTVGYAEIQAGLARTQLEHVPLEPGAEFSWLESYGPLSADPLVVHGEDWAAARAETEQRLAEVLPRADVEAAHAAWRPCADTEPGESLATGSGWGALEVRRGKYELPGTPFADSTLGEQQEPWLELLDQGTFSEPRRVAPPGPSLVSPHWRDMLETAPAEPLTEYHLGVAQWHAGDRAQAVRSWERGLVLAPSRWPLLRCLAVAAEEGRQWDRAADLYGEAFDDLCAERRDDGEAWTAATAALGREAVEALLTAGRPAAARAVWAALPPVVRQRGRFRLLEARLLIAEGDRVAARAVFDEGFEVADLREGAEILDEVWARLTDEPLPDMYNYRMRPKR; this comes from the coding sequence TTGGCCACGACCGTACGACGTGCCGTACTGACTCTGCCCGCCGCGCCACTGGGCCCGGAGAATCCGCTGCCCGCGCTGCGGCCGCTCGACGAGATGCATGTGGTCGACGAACGTGACCGGGCCACACTGCCACGCGACATGGCACGCCAGATCGGATTTGAGCCACTGGCCACTGTGCTGCCGGTGCGCATCCTCGACGGATACGGGCGCGAGCGCACCCCCGCCGGACTCGACGCGATCGTCATCGAGAACGACCGGCTGCGGGCCACCGTCCTGCCCGGCCTCGGCGGCCGCATCCACTCCCTCCACCACAAGCCGACCGGCCGCGAACTCCTCTACCGCAACCCCGTTCTGCAGCCCGCCGACTTCGCGCTCAACGGCGCCTGGTTCTCCGGCGGCATCGAATGGAACATCGGCGCCACGGGTCACACCACACTGTCCTGCGCCCCGCTCCACGCGGCCCGCGTGCCCGCGCCCGACGGGGGCGAGATGGTCCGCCTCTGGGAGTGGGAGCGGCTGCGCGACCTGCCGTTCCAGGTGGACCTGTGGCTGCCCGAGGACTCCGACTTCCTGCACGTCGGCGTGCGGATCCGTAATCCGCACGAACACACCGCACCCGTGTACTGGTGGTCCAACATCGCCGTGCCCGAAGGCGAACGCACCCGCGTCCTGGCCCCCGCCGACGAGGCATGGCACTTCGGGTACGAACGGACCCTGACCCGGGTCCCGGTACCCGTGACCGGCTCCGTCGACCGTACGTACCCGCTGCGCGGCGACTTCCCCGCCGACTACTTCTACGAGGTGCCCGACGGGGCCCGCCGCTGGATAGCCTCGCTCGACGAGGACGGCCACGGGCTCGTCCAGACGTCGACCGATCTGCTGCGCGGCCGCAAGCTGTTCCTCTGGGGAAGCGGCGCGGGCGGCCGGCGCTGGCAGCAGTGGCTCACTGAGCCCGGCACCGTCGGGTACGCCGAGATCCAGGCCGGACTCGCCCGCACCCAGCTGGAGCACGTCCCCCTCGAACCGGGTGCCGAGTTCAGCTGGCTGGAGTCGTACGGGCCGCTGTCCGCGGACCCCCTCGTCGTGCACGGCGAGGACTGGGCGGCGGCCCGCGCCGAGACCGAACAACGGCTCGCCGAGGTGCTGCCGCGCGCCGATGTCGAGGCCGCCCACGCCGCCTGGCGCCCCTGCGCCGACACCGAACCGGGTGAGTCGCTCGCCACCGGCTCGGGCTGGGGCGCGCTCGAGGTCAGGCGGGGCAAGTACGAGCTTCCCGGTACTCCGTTCGCCGACTCCACTCTCGGTGAACAGCAGGAACCTTGGCTGGAGTTGCTGGATCAGGGCACCTTTTCCGAGCCGCGCCGGGTGGCCCCGCCCGGCCCCTCACTGGTCTCCCCGCACTGGCGAGACATGCTGGAGACGGCCCCTGCCGAACCCCTCACCGAGTACCACCTGGGCGTCGCCCAGTGGCATGCCGGTGACCGTGCCCAGGCGGTCCGCAGCTGGGAGCGCGGACTGGTACTCGCCCCGTCCCGCTGGCCGCTGCTGCGGTGCCTCGCCGTCGCCGCCGAGGAGGGCCGCCAGTGGGACCGGGCCGCGGATCTCTACGGCGAGGCGTTCGACGACCTGTGCGCGGAACGCCGCGACGACGGCGAGGCCTGGACGGCGGCCACCGCGGCGCTGGGCCGGGAGGCGGTGGAGGCGCTGCTGACGGCCGGGCGCCCCGCAGCGGCCCGAGCGGTATGGGCCGCGCTTCCTCCGGTGGTCCGGCAGCGCGGCCGCTTCCGCCTGCTGGAGGCCCGGCTGCTGATCGCCGAGGGCGACCGGGTTGCCGCCCGGGCCGTCTTCGACGAGGGCTTCGAGGTCGCGGATCTGCGCGAGGGTGCGGAGATCCTGGACGAGGTGTGGGCCCGGCTCACGGACGAGCCGCTGCCCGACATGTACAACTACCGGATGCGCCCCAAGCGTTGA